The following proteins come from a genomic window of Kitasatospora sp. NBC_01246:
- the alr gene encoding alanine racemase, protein MTTANTTGTATLTDGVRAEATIDLAALRGNLAALRERVGAATVMATVKADAYGHGAVRCAREAVAAGIGWLGTALPQEALALRAAGIRPDQARILCWLWTPDGPWREALLADIDVSVSAQWALDELLAAVRATGVPARVHLKADTGLGRNGCQPHDWPELVGAARRAEAEGLLTVVGVWSHFAAADEPGHPSIQAQLDAFREALAYAEAAGLRPAVRHLANSPATLLLPQSHYDLVRTGLAMYGLSPVPEVGSPADFGLRPVMALTARLALVKHVPGGHGVSYGHHYTTPGPTTLGLVPVGYSDGIPRHASGTGPVQIAGKWRTVAGRVAMDQFVVDLGGDTPAVGDEVLLFGNGEQGEPTAEDWGRACGTISYEIVTRIGARVPRRYLGATAEAPTADAPAAEGVPTAGAATEGASV, encoded by the coding sequence ATGACAACTGCGAACACGACCGGCACGGCCACTCTCACCGACGGCGTACGGGCTGAGGCGACCATCGATCTGGCCGCCCTGCGCGGCAACCTCGCCGCGTTGCGCGAGCGCGTCGGCGCCGCCACGGTGATGGCCACGGTCAAGGCGGACGCCTACGGCCACGGCGCGGTCCGCTGTGCCCGCGAGGCGGTCGCCGCAGGCATCGGCTGGCTCGGCACCGCCCTCCCGCAGGAGGCGCTGGCTCTGCGCGCCGCCGGGATCCGCCCCGACCAGGCCCGCATCCTCTGCTGGCTCTGGACGCCGGACGGCCCCTGGCGCGAGGCGCTGCTCGCCGACATCGACGTCTCCGTCAGCGCCCAGTGGGCGCTGGACGAGCTGCTCGCCGCCGTCCGCGCGACCGGTGTCCCGGCCCGGGTGCATCTGAAGGCCGACACCGGCCTCGGCCGCAACGGCTGCCAGCCGCACGACTGGCCGGAGCTGGTCGGCGCGGCGCGCCGCGCCGAGGCCGAGGGGCTGCTCACGGTGGTCGGCGTCTGGTCGCACTTCGCGGCGGCGGACGAGCCCGGCCACCCGTCCATCCAGGCCCAGCTGGACGCGTTCCGCGAGGCGCTCGCCTACGCGGAGGCGGCCGGGCTGCGCCCCGCGGTGCGGCACCTCGCCAACTCCCCGGCCACCCTGCTGCTCCCGCAGTCGCACTACGACCTGGTCCGTACCGGCCTGGCGATGTACGGGCTCTCGCCCGTCCCGGAGGTCGGCTCGCCGGCCGACTTCGGGCTGCGCCCGGTGATGGCGCTGACCGCCCGGCTGGCCCTGGTCAAGCACGTGCCCGGCGGGCACGGCGTCAGTTACGGCCACCACTACACCACGCCCGGCCCGACCACCCTGGGTCTGGTGCCGGTGGGCTACAGCGACGGCATCCCCCGGCACGCCAGCGGCACCGGCCCGGTGCAGATCGCGGGCAAGTGGCGCACGGTGGCCGGTCGGGTGGCGATGGACCAGTTCGTCGTCGACCTCGGCGGCGACACCCCCGCGGTCGGCGACGAGGTGCTGCTGTTCGGCAACGGCGAGCAGGGCGAGCCCACCGCCGAGGACTGGGGCCGGGCCTGCGGCACCATCTCCTACGAGATCGTGACCCGGATCGGCGCCCGGGTGCCGCGCCGCTACCTGGGCGCGACCGCCGAGGCCCCGACGGCCGACGCCCCTGCCGCGGAGGGCGTGCCGACGGCGGGCGCGGCGACCGAGGGCGCGAGCGTATGA
- a CDS encoding NAD(P)H-hydrate dehydratase — protein MRRAHRVEQVRAVEAELMARLPEGTLMQRAAAGLAATCARLLTRRRGRVYGSRVVVLAGGGDNGGDALYAGAALARRGARVTAVLLAPERAHVDGLAALRAARGLVVLEQEVGLADFSRADLVLDGIVGIGGRGGLRPEAEPYARAARRGVVVAVDVPSGVDADTGEVAGVALRADVTVCFGTHKPGLLIDPGASYAGAVQLVEIGLELPTADVEALQHAEVAALLPVPGAESDKYRRGVVGVAAGSATYPGAALLAVAGALRGGAGAVRYVGTAAEEVVRRFPEVLVTEGGPAGAGRVQAWVVGPGGGDGARQALGEALASDVPVLVDADGLTELGRLGPQALTGRTAPTLLTPHTGEAARLLAGAGAAGTAPPPADDLAAARLTTARRLAAAYRATVLLKGSTTVIADPGGAVRVNPTGTPWLATAGSGDVLAGLAGSLLAAGLSTLDAASVAAYLHGLAGRRAAGLAGGVGAGVGAASDEGALGVPGAPVTALQVAGALSAVWRDVRGAGSAGAGGE, from the coding sequence ATGCGCCGTGCTCACCGTGTCGAACAGGTCCGGGCCGTTGAGGCCGAACTGATGGCCCGGCTGCCCGAGGGCACCCTGATGCAACGGGCCGCCGCCGGTCTCGCCGCCACCTGCGCCCGGCTGCTGACGCGCCGTCGCGGCCGGGTGTACGGGAGCCGGGTGGTGGTGCTCGCGGGCGGCGGGGACAACGGGGGTGACGCGCTGTACGCCGGCGCGGCACTGGCCCGGCGGGGCGCGCGGGTGACGGCGGTACTGCTCGCGCCCGAGCGCGCGCACGTGGACGGGCTGGCCGCGCTGCGGGCCGCGCGCGGGCTGGTCGTACTGGAGCAGGAAGTCGGCCTGGCCGACTTCTCGCGCGCGGACCTGGTGCTGGACGGCATCGTCGGCATCGGCGGCCGGGGCGGGCTGCGCCCGGAGGCGGAGCCGTACGCACGGGCGGCGCGTCGGGGTGTGGTGGTCGCGGTGGACGTGCCCAGCGGTGTGGACGCCGACACCGGTGAGGTGGCGGGAGTGGCGCTGCGGGCGGACGTCACGGTCTGCTTCGGCACCCACAAGCCCGGGCTGTTGATCGATCCAGGAGCCTCCTACGCCGGTGCGGTGCAGCTGGTGGAGATCGGGTTGGAGCTGCCGACGGCCGACGTGGAGGCCCTGCAGCACGCCGAGGTGGCGGCGCTGCTGCCGGTCCCGGGAGCGGAGAGCGACAAGTACCGGCGCGGCGTCGTCGGGGTGGCGGCCGGCTCGGCGACGTATCCGGGGGCCGCACTGCTGGCGGTCGCCGGGGCGCTGCGCGGTGGCGCGGGGGCGGTGCGGTACGTCGGCACGGCGGCCGAGGAGGTGGTGCGACGGTTCCCCGAGGTGCTGGTCACCGAGGGCGGACCGGCCGGGGCCGGGCGGGTGCAGGCCTGGGTGGTCGGCCCGGGCGGCGGGGACGGAGCCCGGCAGGCGCTCGGTGAGGCGCTGGCGAGCGACGTGCCCGTGCTGGTGGACGCGGACGGGCTCACCGAACTGGGCCGACTCGGCCCGCAGGCCCTGACCGGGCGGACGGCGCCCACGCTGCTCACCCCGCACACCGGTGAGGCGGCCCGGCTGCTGGCGGGGGCGGGGGCTGCGGGCACCGCACCGCCGCCCGCCGACGACCTGGCCGCCGCCCGGCTGACCACCGCGCGCCGACTCGCCGCCGCGTACCGGGCGACGGTGCTGCTGAAGGGCTCCACCACGGTGATCGCGGACCCGGGAGGCGCGGTGCGGGTCAACCCGACCGGCACGCCGTGGCTGGCGACGGCCGGGAGCGGCGATGTCCTCGCCGGCCTGGCCGGCTCCCTGCTGGCGGCCGGCCTGTCCACGCTGGACGCGGCATCGGTGGCGGCGTACCTCCACGGCCTGGCCGGCCGCCGCGCAGCAGGGTTGGCGGGGGGTGTTGGCGCAGGTGTGGGCGCGGCGAGCGACGAGGGGGCGCTGGGCGTGCCGGGTGCGCCAGTCACCGCGTTGCAGGTGGCGGGCGCCCTGTCGGCGGTCTGGCGCGATGTGCGGGGCGCTGGGTCCGCGGGGGCTGGCGGGGAATAG
- the glmS gene encoding glutamine--fructose-6-phosphate transaminase (isomerizing) encodes MCGIVGYVGSQPALDVVIAGLQRLEYRGYDSAGVAVQVQGSDGQWSLATDKRAGKLANLEKSLAETPLPGGTTGIGHTRWATHGGPTDANAHPHLDDAVRVAVVHNGIIENFAQLRAELTERGRTLRSETDTEVVAHLLAEVYEGDLAEAMRIVCRRLDGAFTLVAVHADAPDVVVGARRNSPLVVGRGEGENFLASDVAAFIAHTREAIELGQDQVVELRRDGVTVTDFDGNPAEVREYHVDWDASAAEKGGYDYFMLKEIAEQPKAVADTLLGRIGTDGRLTLDELRISDADLRSVDKVVIVACGTAFHAGMIAKYAIEHWTRIPCEVEVASEFRYRDPIMGPGTLVIAISQSGETMDTLMALRHAREQGAKVLAICNTNGSTIPRESDAVLYTHAGPEVAVASTKAFLTQLVACYLVALYLGQVRGTKWGDEISAVIKELGDAPKQVEQVLQTMEPVRELARSLADAKSVLFLGRHVGFPVALEGALKLKELAYMHAEGFAAGELKHGPIALIEEGLPVVVVVPSPRGRSILHDKIVSNIQEIRARGARTIVIAEEGDEAVVPYADHLIRIPVTPTLLQPLVSTVPLQVFACELATAKGHEVDQPRNLAKSVTVE; translated from the coding sequence ATGTGCGGAATCGTTGGATACGTGGGCTCTCAGCCCGCCCTTGATGTAGTAATCGCAGGCCTGCAGCGACTGGAGTACCGGGGCTACGACTCGGCCGGTGTCGCGGTGCAGGTGCAGGGCTCCGACGGGCAGTGGAGCCTCGCCACCGACAAGCGGGCGGGCAAGCTCGCCAACCTGGAGAAGTCGCTCGCCGAGACCCCTCTTCCCGGCGGCACCACCGGCATCGGCCACACCCGATGGGCCACCCACGGCGGCCCGACGGACGCCAATGCCCACCCCCACCTGGACGACGCCGTCCGGGTGGCCGTGGTCCACAACGGCATCATCGAGAACTTCGCCCAGCTGCGGGCGGAGCTGACCGAGCGCGGCCGCACGCTGCGCTCCGAGACCGACACCGAGGTCGTCGCGCACCTGCTGGCCGAGGTGTACGAGGGCGACCTCGCGGAGGCCATGCGGATCGTCTGCCGCCGGCTGGACGGCGCGTTCACCCTCGTCGCCGTGCACGCCGACGCGCCGGACGTCGTGGTCGGCGCGCGCCGCAACTCGCCGCTGGTGGTCGGGCGCGGCGAGGGCGAGAACTTCCTCGCCTCGGACGTGGCCGCGTTCATCGCCCACACCCGTGAGGCGATCGAGCTCGGTCAGGACCAGGTCGTCGAGCTGCGCCGGGACGGCGTCACGGTGACCGACTTCGACGGCAACCCGGCCGAGGTGCGCGAGTACCACGTCGACTGGGACGCCTCGGCCGCCGAGAAGGGCGGCTACGACTACTTCATGCTCAAGGAGATCGCCGAGCAGCCGAAGGCCGTCGCCGACACCCTCCTCGGCCGGATCGGCACCGACGGTCGGCTCACCCTCGACGAGCTGCGGATCTCCGACGCCGACCTGCGCTCGGTGGACAAGGTCGTCATCGTCGCCTGTGGCACGGCCTTCCACGCCGGCATGATCGCCAAGTACGCGATCGAGCACTGGACCCGCATCCCCTGCGAGGTCGAGGTGGCCTCGGAGTTCCGCTACCGCGACCCGATCATGGGCCCGGGCACGCTGGTCATCGCGATCTCGCAGTCCGGCGAGACCATGGACACCCTGATGGCGCTGCGGCACGCGCGCGAGCAGGGCGCCAAGGTGCTGGCGATCTGCAACACCAACGGCTCGACCATCCCGCGCGAGTCGGACGCGGTGCTCTACACGCACGCCGGCCCGGAGGTGGCGGTCGCCTCCACCAAGGCGTTCCTGACCCAGCTGGTCGCCTGCTACCTGGTCGCGCTCTACCTGGGCCAGGTGCGCGGCACCAAGTGGGGCGACGAGATCTCCGCGGTCATCAAGGAGCTCGGCGACGCGCCCAAGCAGGTCGAGCAGGTGCTCCAGACCATGGAGCCGGTGCGCGAGCTGGCGCGTTCGCTGGCCGACGCCAAGTCCGTGCTGTTCCTCGGCCGGCACGTCGGCTTCCCGGTGGCCCTGGAGGGCGCGCTCAAGCTCAAGGAGCTGGCGTACATGCACGCCGAGGGCTTCGCGGCGGGCGAGCTGAAGCACGGGCCGATCGCGCTGATCGAGGAGGGGCTGCCGGTCGTGGTGGTCGTGCCGTCGCCGCGCGGGCGGTCGATCCTGCACGACAAGATCGTCTCCAACATCCAGGAGATCCGGGCCCGCGGTGCGCGCACCATCGTCATCGCGGAGGAGGGCGACGAGGCGGTCGTCCCGTACGCGGACCACCTGATCCGCATCCCCGTGACGCCGACCCTGCTGCAGCCGCTGGTCTCCACCGTGCCGCTGCAGGTCTTCGCCTGCGAGCTGGCCACGGCCAAGGGCCACGAGGTCGACCAGCCGCGCAACCTGGCGAAGTCGGTCACCGTCGAGTAG
- the coaA gene encoding type I pantothenate kinase, which yields MEHVLTELCTRGAATPGPSPSPYVDLSRAEWSALRERTPLPLTAEEVERLRGLGTALDLDEVRDVYLPLSRLLNLYIHATHDLRGALGTFLDTPDTERTRTPFIIGVAGSVAVGKSTTARLLQALLARWPEHPRVELVTTDGFLLPNAELRRRGLMARKGFPESYDRRALMRFVADVKAGKELVTAPVYSHLVYDIVPDERLTVERPDILIVEGLNVLQPALPGTDGRTRLAVTDYFDFSIYVDARTDDIENWYLDRFRKLRQTAFQDPNSYFRRFTEVPEEEAMEYGRQVWRTINKPNLLENVLPTRGRATLVLQKGQDHKVRRALLRKL from the coding sequence ATGGAGCATGTGCTGACCGAACTCTGTACGCGGGGCGCCGCCACGCCCGGCCCGTCGCCGTCCCCCTACGTGGACCTCAGCCGGGCCGAGTGGAGCGCGCTGCGCGAGCGTACGCCGCTGCCGCTGACCGCCGAGGAGGTGGAACGGCTGCGCGGTCTCGGCACCGCCCTCGACCTGGACGAGGTCCGTGACGTCTACCTGCCGCTGTCCCGCCTGCTGAACCTCTACATCCACGCCACCCACGACCTGCGGGGCGCGCTGGGCACCTTCCTGGACACGCCGGACACCGAACGCACCCGCACGCCGTTCATCATCGGCGTGGCCGGCTCCGTCGCGGTCGGCAAGTCCACCACCGCCCGTCTGCTCCAGGCGCTGCTGGCCCGCTGGCCCGAGCACCCCCGGGTCGAGCTGGTCACCACCGACGGGTTCCTGCTGCCCAACGCCGAGCTGCGCAGGCGCGGTCTGATGGCCCGCAAGGGCTTCCCGGAGTCCTACGACCGCCGTGCGCTGATGCGCTTCGTGGCGGACGTGAAGGCCGGCAAGGAGCTGGTCACCGCGCCGGTGTACTCGCACCTGGTGTACGACATCGTGCCCGACGAGCGGCTGACCGTGGAGCGTCCGGACATCCTCATCGTCGAGGGCCTGAACGTGCTCCAGCCGGCCCTGCCCGGAACGGACGGCCGGACCAGGCTCGCGGTCACCGACTACTTCGACTTCTCCATCTACGTCGACGCCCGCACCGACGACATCGAGAACTGGTACCTGGACCGCTTCCGCAAGCTGCGGCAGACCGCCTTCCAGGACCCGAACTCCTACTTCCGCCGCTTCACCGAGGTGCCGGAGGAGGAGGCGATGGAGTACGGCCGCCAGGTCTGGCGCACCATCAACAAGCCGAACCTGCTGGAGAACGTGCTGCCCACCCGCGGCCGCGCGACCCTCGTCCTGCAGAAGGGCCAGGACCACAAGGTCCGCCGCGCGCTGCTGCGCAAGCTCTGA
- the glmM gene encoding phosphoglucosamine mutase: MGRLFGTDGVRGVANVGLTAELALGLSVASAHVLGEAGAFDGHRPVAVVGRDPRASGEFLEAAVIAGLASAGVDVLRVGVLPTPAVAYLTGALGADFGVMLSASHNAMPDNGIKFLARGGHKLDDRIEDAIEAHYRAHAVGGEEWKRPTGEAVGRVREYTEGFDKYVAHLIGVLPNRLDGIRVVIDGAHGAAAYVAPEAFARAGAEVVHTLGAEPTGLNINDGVGSTHLDRLQAAMKEYRADLGIALDGDADRCLAADAEGNEVDGDQIIAILAVAMKEAGTLRGNTAVATVMSNLGFKLAMEREGVELVQTAVGDRYVLEAMKEHGFALGGEQSGHVILLDHATTGDGTLTGLMLGARLAATKQPLADLAAVMTRLPQLLINVKGVDKGRVNSCVELSAAVAEAEAELGSTGRVLLRPSGTEPLVRVMVEAADQVQAKAVAERLAEAVRTYLG, from the coding sequence GTGGGACGACTCTTCGGTACGGACGGCGTACGCGGTGTGGCCAACGTGGGGCTGACGGCGGAGCTGGCGCTCGGGCTGTCCGTCGCGTCGGCGCACGTCCTCGGTGAGGCGGGGGCCTTCGACGGCCACCGGCCGGTCGCGGTGGTCGGCCGCGACCCGCGCGCCTCGGGCGAGTTCCTGGAGGCCGCGGTCATCGCCGGCCTGGCGAGCGCGGGCGTCGACGTACTGCGGGTCGGCGTGCTGCCGACCCCGGCGGTGGCCTACCTCACCGGCGCCCTCGGCGCCGACTTCGGCGTGATGCTCTCCGCCAGCCACAACGCGATGCCGGACAACGGCATCAAGTTCCTCGCCCGGGGCGGCCACAAGCTGGACGACCGGATCGAGGACGCCATCGAGGCGCACTACCGCGCCCACGCCGTCGGCGGCGAGGAGTGGAAGCGCCCGACCGGCGAGGCCGTCGGCCGGGTCCGCGAGTACACCGAGGGCTTCGACAAGTACGTCGCCCACCTGATCGGCGTGCTGCCCAACCGCCTGGACGGCATCCGGGTCGTCATCGACGGCGCGCACGGCGCGGCCGCCTACGTCGCCCCCGAGGCGTTCGCCCGGGCCGGCGCCGAGGTCGTCCACACCCTGGGGGCGGAGCCCACCGGTCTCAACATCAACGACGGCGTCGGCTCCACCCACCTGGACCGGCTGCAGGCCGCGATGAAGGAGTACCGGGCCGACCTCGGCATCGCGCTCGACGGCGACGCCGACCGCTGCCTGGCCGCCGACGCGGAGGGCAACGAGGTCGACGGCGACCAGATCATCGCGATCCTGGCCGTCGCCATGAAGGAGGCCGGCACCCTGCGCGGCAACACCGCCGTCGCCACCGTGATGTCCAACCTGGGCTTCAAGCTGGCGATGGAGCGCGAGGGCGTGGAGCTGGTGCAGACCGCGGTCGGCGACCGCTACGTGCTGGAGGCGATGAAGGAGCACGGCTTCGCGCTCGGCGGCGAGCAGTCCGGCCACGTCATCCTGCTGGACCACGCCACCACCGGTGACGGCACCCTGACCGGTCTGATGCTGGGCGCCCGGCTGGCCGCCACCAAGCAGCCGCTGGCCGACCTGGCCGCCGTGATGACCCGGCTTCCGCAGCTGCTGATCAACGTCAAGGGCGTGGACAAGGGCCGGGTGAACTCCTGCGTCGAGCTGTCCGCGGCGGTCGCCGAGGCCGAGGCCGAGCTGGGCTCCACCGGCCGGGTGCTGCTGCGCCCCTCGGGCACCGAGCCGCTGGTCCGGGTGATGGTCGAGGCCGCCGACCAGGTGCAGGCCAAGGCCGTCGCCGAGCGGCTGGCCGAGGCCGTCCGCACGTACCTGGGCTGA
- the rpsI gene encoding 30S ribosomal protein S9, which translates to MAETTETLEVDFDETVVEGEFTSEESYTSESLAGRFGEAVPGAGLGRRKEAIARVRIVPGTGVWKINGRTLENYFPNKVHQQTVNEPFKLLELDGRYDVVARISGGGTSGQAYALRLGVARALNEADVDNNRAALKKAGFLMRDARAVERKKAGLKKARKAPQYSKR; encoded by the coding sequence GTGGCCGAGACCACTGAAACCCTTGAGGTCGACTTCGACGAGACCGTCGTCGAGGGCGAGTTCACCTCCGAGGAGAGCTACACCTCCGAGTCGCTGGCCGGCCGCTTCGGCGAGGCCGTCCCCGGCGCCGGCCTTGGCCGCCGCAAGGAGGCGATCGCCCGCGTGCGCATCGTCCCGGGCACCGGCGTCTGGAAGATCAACGGTCGCACCCTGGAGAACTACTTCCCCAACAAGGTGCACCAGCAGACCGTGAACGAGCCCTTCAAGCTGCTGGAGCTGGACGGTCGTTACGACGTCGTCGCCCGCATCTCGGGTGGCGGCACCTCCGGTCAGGCCTACGCGCTGCGCCTCGGCGTGGCCCGCGCCCTGAACGAGGCCGACGTGGACAACAACCGCGCCGCCCTCAAGAAGGCCGGCTTCCTGATGCGTGACGCGCGTGCCGTCGAGCGCAAGAAGGCCGGTCTCAAGAAGGCCCGTAAGGCCCCGCAGTACAGCAAGCGCTAG
- the rplM gene encoding 50S ribosomal protein L13 — protein sequence MRTYSPKPGDVQRQWHVIDATDVVLGRLASQAANILRGKHKAIYAPHVDTGDFVIIINADKVHLSGNKKTQKLAYRHSGFPGGLRSVRYDDLLANNPEKAVEKAIKGMIPKNTLGRQMLSKLKVYSGDQHPHAAQQPVPFEITQVAQ from the coding sequence GTGCGTACGTACAGCCCCAAGCCCGGCGACGTCCAGCGTCAGTGGCACGTCATCGACGCGACCGACGTCGTGCTCGGCCGCCTGGCCTCCCAGGCCGCCAACATCCTCCGGGGTAAGCACAAGGCGATCTACGCGCCGCACGTTGACACCGGTGACTTCGTCATCATCATCAACGCGGACAAGGTGCACCTGTCGGGTAACAAGAAGACCCAGAAGCTGGCGTACCGCCACAGCGGCTTCCCGGGCGGTCTCCGCTCGGTCCGCTACGACGACCTCCTGGCGAACAACCCGGAGAAGGCCGTCGAGAAGGCCATCAAGGGCATGATCCCCAAGAACACCCTGGGTCGCCAGATGCTCTCGAAGCTGAAGGTCTACTCGGGCGACCAGCACCCCCACGCTGCGCAGCAGCCGGTGCCGTTCGAGATCACCCAGGTCGCGCAGTAA
- a CDS encoding ABC-F family ATP-binding cassette domain-containing protein → MGHVEISHLEYYLPDGRVLFDDASFRVGEGSAVALVGANGAGKTTLLRMIAGDLQPHGGSVTISGGLGVMRQFVGTTGREAKQDDEDRQGPAPLAADASVRDLLVSVAPERIAVAARAVDAAELAMIAQDDEKTQMAYAQALSDWADVGGYDYETDWDVCTTAALGMPFDKAQWRGLNTLSGGEQKRLVLEALLRGPEEVLLLDEPDNYLDVPGKRWLEEAIKATSKTVLYISHDRELLSRTAEKIISVESGAAGSSVWVHGGGFDSFHEARKDRFARFEELGRRWDEEHAKLKKLVVTLRQAASVSHALATRYAAAQTRLKKFEEAGRPEEPPREQNITMRLKGGRTGVRAFTMEQLELTGLMKPFDLEVFYGERIGVLGSNGSGKSHFLRLLAGDGTVAHTGQWKLGARVVPGHFRQTHAHPELFGRTVRSIVEEEHALSRGAAMGALRRYELDRQEEQKFESLSGGQQARLMILKLELDGVTALLLDEPTDNLDLESAEALQAGLEAFDGTVLCVTHDRWFAKTFDRFLVFGADGRVYESADPVWDVTRVERER, encoded by the coding sequence ATGGGACACGTCGAGATTTCGCACCTTGAGTACTACCTGCCGGACGGGCGGGTGCTGTTCGACGACGCGTCCTTCCGGGTCGGCGAGGGCTCCGCGGTCGCCCTGGTGGGCGCCAACGGCGCCGGCAAGACCACCCTGCTGCGCATGATCGCGGGCGACCTCCAGCCGCACGGCGGCTCGGTCACGATCAGCGGCGGCCTCGGCGTCATGCGCCAGTTCGTCGGCACCACCGGGCGCGAGGCGAAGCAGGACGACGAGGACCGGCAGGGCCCGGCCCCGCTGGCCGCCGACGCCTCCGTCCGCGACCTGCTGGTCTCGGTGGCCCCCGAGCGGATCGCCGTCGCGGCCCGCGCGGTCGACGCCGCCGAGCTGGCGATGATCGCCCAGGACGACGAGAAGACGCAGATGGCCTACGCCCAGGCGCTCTCCGACTGGGCCGACGTCGGCGGCTACGACTACGAGACCGACTGGGACGTCTGCACCACGGCGGCCCTCGGGATGCCCTTCGACAAGGCCCAGTGGCGCGGGCTGAACACGCTCTCCGGCGGGGAGCAGAAGCGCCTCGTCCTGGAGGCCCTGCTGCGCGGCCCCGAAGAGGTGCTGCTGCTGGACGAGCCGGACAACTACCTGGACGTCCCCGGCAAGCGCTGGCTGGAGGAGGCGATCAAGGCCACCTCCAAGACCGTGCTCTACATCTCGCACGACCGCGAACTGCTCTCCCGCACCGCCGAGAAGATCATCAGCGTCGAGTCCGGCGCGGCCGGCAGCAGCGTCTGGGTGCACGGCGGCGGCTTCGACTCCTTCCACGAGGCCCGCAAGGACCGCTTCGCCCGCTTCGAGGAACTCGGTCGGCGCTGGGACGAGGAGCACGCCAAGCTCAAGAAGCTGGTGGTCACCCTGCGCCAGGCCGCCTCGGTCAGCCACGCGCTGGCCACCCGCTACGCCGCGGCGCAGACCAGGCTGAAGAAGTTCGAGGAGGCGGGCCGCCCGGAGGAGCCGCCCCGCGAGCAGAACATCACCATGCGGCTCAAGGGCGGCCGGACGGGCGTCCGGGCCTTCACCATGGAGCAGCTGGAGCTCACCGGCCTGATGAAGCCGTTCGACCTGGAGGTCTTCTACGGTGAGCGGATCGGCGTGCTGGGCTCCAACGGCTCGGGCAAGTCGCACTTCCTGCGGCTGCTCGCCGGCGACGGGACGGTCGCCCACACGGGTCAGTGGAAGCTCGGCGCCCGTGTCGTGCCGGGCCACTTCCGGCAGACCCACGCCCACCCGGAACTCTTCGGCCGCACGGTGCGCTCGATCGTCGAGGAGGAGCACGCGCTCAGCCGCGGCGCCGCGATGGGGGCGCTGCGGCGCTACGAGCTGGACCGCCAGGAGGAGCAGAAGTTCGAGTCGCTGTCCGGCGGCCAGCAGGCCCGGCTGATGATCCTCAAGCTCGAACTGGACGGCGTGACGGCGCTGTTGCTGGACGAGCCGACCGACAACCTGGACCTGGAGAGCGCCGAGGCGCTGCAGGCCGGCCTGGAGGCCTTCGACGGCACCGTGTTGTGCGTCACGCACGACCGGTGGTTCGCCAAGACCTTCGACCGCTTCCTGGTCTTCGGCGCGGACGGCCGTGTGTACGAGTCCGCGGACCCGGTCTGGGACGTCACCCGGGTCGAGCGCGAGCGCTGA
- the truA gene encoding tRNA pseudouridine(38-40) synthase TruA: MIDDCAERPPVKDGPADGYVRVRLDLAYQGAEFSGWARQRGGRRTVQEEIESALQIVTRSTELYPLTVAGRTDAGVHARGQVAHVDLPAELWAAHREKLLRRLAGRLPGDVRIYRIGEAPAGFDARFSAIWRRYAYRVADHPGGVDPLLRGHVLWHDRPLDVERMNAAAALLLGEHDFAAYCKKREGATTIRTLLELRWDRVPVDSYASQEGSLAVATVRADAFCHNMVRALVGAMLLVGDGHRPVEFPGEVLAGGVRNSAVNVIRPYGLTLEEVGYPADDQLAERSRLARRIRTLPGQPVVG; the protein is encoded by the coding sequence GTGATCGACGATTGCGCCGAGCGTCCGCCGGTGAAGGACGGCCCGGCCGACGGGTACGTCCGGGTCCGGCTCGACCTCGCCTACCAGGGCGCGGAGTTCTCCGGCTGGGCCCGCCAGCGCGGTGGCCGCCGCACGGTGCAGGAGGAGATCGAGAGCGCGCTGCAGATCGTCACCCGCAGCACCGAGCTGTACCCGCTGACGGTCGCCGGACGGACCGACGCCGGCGTGCACGCGCGCGGCCAGGTCGCGCACGTCGACCTGCCGGCCGAGCTGTGGGCCGCGCACCGCGAGAAGCTGCTGCGCAGGCTGGCCGGGCGGCTGCCCGGGGACGTCCGGATCTACCGGATCGGCGAGGCGCCGGCCGGCTTCGACGCCCGTTTCTCGGCGATCTGGCGCCGCTACGCCTACCGCGTCGCCGACCACCCCGGCGGGGTGGACCCGCTGCTGCGCGGCCATGTGCTCTGGCACGACCGGCCGCTGGACGTCGAGCGGATGAACGCGGCCGCGGCGCTGCTGCTGGGGGAGCACGACTTCGCCGCGTACTGCAAGAAGCGCGAGGGCGCGACGACCATCCGCACGCTGCTGGAACTGCGCTGGGACCGCGTCCCGGTCGACTCCTACGCCTCGCAGGAGGGCTCGCTGGCGGTCGCCACCGTCCGCGCCGACGCCTTCTGCCACAACATGGTGCGGGCCCTGGTCGGGGCGATGCTGCTGGTCGGCGACGGGCACCGGCCGGTGGAGTTCCCCGGCGAGGTGCTGGCCGGCGGGGTGCGCAACTCCGCGGTCAACGTGATCCGGCCGTACGGGCTGACGCTGGAGGAGGTCGGCTACCCGGCCGACGACCAGCTCGCCGAGCGCAGCCGGCTGGCCCGCCGGATCAGGACGCTGCCGGGACAGCCGGTGGTCGGCTAA